The Sphingomonas sp. G-3-2-10 DNA window AGCCCTTCTCGACCTTGCTGTGGCTGATCGTCGCGTTTCAGGCCGCGGCGATCCTGATGCTTGCGCTGCGCTGACTAGCCGACGAACGCGGCCAGATTTTCCAGCGTCGAGCGCAGACCGTCGAGATGGTCCTTCTTGCGGATGCCGACGGGCACATCCTCCGCAGTGACAGTAACCCGCGTGCCCTCGTCCACCGGATCGAGCCGCCAGGTGATCGTCATCGCACCCGCGAACGCCGGGTCCTTTGAATCGAACTCGACGCGCTGGACCATGCGTACGCCGGGGACCAGTTCGACGAATACGCCTTCGGCCACGTCCGAATCCTCGCTCGACTTGGCCTGACCCTCGGGGTCGTCCTGATAGCTCAGGATCATGCGATAAGCGCCGCCGGGACGCGGATCGAACGCCTCGATCCGCCCGGTCATGCCGCTGGGCGGTAGCCACGCCGCCATCGCTTCCGGATCGGTCAGCGCGCCATAGAGCTTTATCGGCGACGCCGCGATCACGCGGAACGCCGAATCGGTGCGCTTGCGCCCGGTCTCGTCGGTCATCCGAACGCGACCGATTCGAACTTCACCGGCTCGCCGATCGCGGCGTCGGCAAGCTGCGCTTCCCACATCACCCGGTTGCCGCGAACGATCGTGCCGACCGGGCGGCCGGTGATCTCCATGCCGGTGAAGGGCGACCAGCCGCAGCGCGACGCCAGCCAGTCTTCCCCGATCGTCCAGCGCGACTTGAGATCGACCACCGAGAAATCGGCGTCATAGCCGACCGCGATCCGGCCCTTGCCGACGATGCCGAACACGCGCTGGGGACCCGCGCTGGTCAAGTCGATCAGCCGCTGGAGCGTCAGCCGCCCCTCGGCGACATGATTGAGCAGCAGCGGCAACAAAGTCTGGACGCCGGGCATGCCGCTGGGCGAGGCGGGATATTCCTTCGCCTTTTCCTCCAGCGTGTGCGGCGCATGGTCCGAACCGATCACGTCGGGCACGCCCTGACGCAGCCATTCCCACAACCCGTCGCGATGCGCCCCCGATCGGATCGGCGGGTTCATCTGCGCGAAGCTGCCGAGGCGCGGATAGGCATCCTCGCCCGCCAGCGTCAGATGCTGCGGCGTGACTTCGCACGTCGCGACATCCTTGTTCCGGCCGATCACTTCGAGTTCGGCGGGCGTAGTGACGTGCAGGATATGGATCCGCCGCCGCGCAGCGCGCGCCAGCCGCAGGATGCGCTGGGTCGCCAGCATCGCGCTCTCGTCGTCGCGCCACACCGGATGCGAGGAGGGATCGCCCGCGATCCGCTCGCCCATCCGCGCGTTCATCCGCGCTTCGTCCTCGGCATGGATCGCGACGCGGCGATGGCCCGAAGCGAGCACGCGCGCCAGCTGATCGTCCTCGGCCACCAGAAGGTCGCCGGTCGAGGCGCCCATGAAGATCTTGACCCCCGCCGTGCCCGGCAACCGCTCCAGCTCGGCCAGATCGGGCGCGTTGGCGGCGGTCGCGCCGACATAGAAGGCATGGTCGCACCACATGCGATGCTTGGCGCGGGCAAGCTTGTCGTTCACCGCATCGGCCGAATCGGTGTTCGGCTTGGTGTTCGGCATCTCGAACACTGCGGTCACGCCGCCGAGCACCGCCGCCCGCGCGCCGCTTTCCAGATCTTCCTTGGCCTCCAGGCCCGGCTCGCGGAAATGGACCTGGCTGTCGATCACGCCGGGCAGCACGTCGAGGCCGGTGCAGTCGATCGTCTGGCCCGCATCGCCGACCGAACCGATCGCAACGATCTTGCCGCCGGAGACGCCGACATCGACTTGAGCAGGCCCGCCCGGAAGATGGACCGTTCCGCCCGTCAGCTTGAGATCGACGCTCGCCATATCCGCCTCTTTCACTGGAGTGTGCGGCCTCCTACCTCTTGGCGATGACCGATGCCACCCTGCTCCCGAACCGTGCCCTCCTCCGGATTGCGGGAGAGGATATCCGCGGCTTCCTTCAGGGGCTTCTCACCAACGATGTGACTGCGGTCACCGAAGGTGCGCCGCAATGGAGCGCGCTGCTGACCCCGCAGGGCAAGGCACTGTTCGATTTCATCCTGTGGGCGGATGGCGACGACCTGCTGATCGATTGCGAAGCCGATCAGCGCGAGGCGCTGGCCAAGCGGCTGACGCTGTATCGCCTGCGCCGGCCGATCACGATCCAGCCGGTCGAAGGCGGCGTCCATTGGTCGCAGGGCGGCAGCGAGGGCGTTCCCGATCCGCGCCTCCCCGAACTTGGCCGCCGCTGGCTGGGCAGCGCGGAGGGCGAGATTGCCACCGGCTGGCTTGCACACCGCTTGTCGCTCGGCGTGGCCGAAGGGGTCGCGGAACTGGGGCAGGACAAGACGCTCTGGCTCGAATGCAACGCCGCCGAGCTGAACGGCGTGAGCTACGCCAAGGGCTGCTATATCGGGCAGGAGAACACCGCCCGGATGCACTATCGCGCCAAGGTGAACCGCCGCCTCGTGGTCGCACCGCTCGGCGAAGCGGGCGACCGGACCCGCGCCAGCTATCCCGAACTCGGCCTGATGATCGAATTGCGCCGCGTCGAATCGCTCGGCGATGCGCTGGTGCCGGAGTGGCTGAGCGAAGCGCTCGGCGCCGAGGCCTAGAAATCCAGAAACGCCTGCGCCACCGGCGCGAAGCTGCGGCGGTGGAGTGGAGTCGGCCCGAGCGTGCGCAGCGCTTCCTGATGGACCTTCGCGCCATAGCCCTTGTTGCTGGCCCAGCCATAGCCCGGATAGATCAGGTCGTACTCGGCCATCATCGTGTCGCGGCGATGCTTGGCGACAATCGAGGCCGCCGCGATCGACAGGCACAGCGCGTCGCCGCTGACGATCGCTTCGGACTGGTGATTCCAGCGCGGGCAACGATTGCCGTCGACCAGCACCATCGCCGGACGGAAGCCGAGCGCCTCGACCGCGCGAGTCATCGCCAGCATCGTCGCCCACAATATGTTGAGCTCGTCGATCTCCTCGACCGTGGCGATGCCCACGCCGACCTTCGCGCATTCCAGCAGCCGCGCGCACAATGCAGCGCGCTTCGCGGCAGTCAGCACCTTCGAATCGTTCAGGCCCTCGGGAATGCAGTCCGGATCGAGCACCACCGCCGCGGCCACGACCGGCCCGGCGAGCGGCCCGCGTCCGGCTTCGTCCACCCCGGCGACGGGTCCGATATGTCTGGATTCAAACGAATAATCAGGCCCGGAAGGTTTAAGCATCGTTGATCCGCCAAGGCGGAAAGCGGCGCTGCTCGCCGGCCTGATAGAGACAGACTGCGTTGCCCGCCGGATCGCGCAGCCGCGCTTCGCGCCAGCCCCAGGTCTGATCGGCCGGTTCCTGCTCGAAGACGATCCCTTGCTGCTTGAGGAAGGTGACCGCCGTGTCGAGATCGCCGCATTCGAAATAGACGACGGGGCCGGTGTAACTCTCGTCGGTGGCAATCGAGAAGGTCGCGCCGCCTTCGGTTTCGAACCGGGCATAGCGCGGCTTGGACTGGACGATCTGCTTGAGACCCAAAGCGCGATAGAAATGCTCGCTCGCGGTCAGGTCGCTCGCCGGCACGGTCACCTGATTGAGCATCGGCGAGAAGCGGCTGAGATTGAGATCGAGCCGGACGCCCTGCTGCCCCATCGGGCCATGCCCCCCGCCCAGCCCCGGCGCTTCGTGCATCGCCATGCGGACGAAGCGCCGCGCGTGCGTCACCGCTTCGACCAGCGACCAGTCCTTGGCGAGTTCGGTCGCGATCGCCGAGGCCAATGTGCAGCCGGTGCCGTGGGTGCTTTCGCTGTCGATCCGGGCGTTGGTCCATTCGGTTTCGGGCGGATGATCGCTGGTGGCGGGGGCGAACAGCCGATCGGTCACCTGCCGCCCCTTGGCATGGCCGCCCTTGACCAACACCGCGCAACCGCGCCGGTTGACCAGCGACTGCGCGCTCTCGCGCTGCTTGGCCTTGTCGACCACCGACATGCCCGAAAGCGCCTTCAGCTCTGGCAGGTTCGGGGTACAGACGGTGCAGATGCGCATCAGCCGCTCGAACGCGGCGATCGTCGCGTCGTCGGCCAGCGCCGCGCCGCTGGTAGCGACCATCACCGGATCGAACACGATCGGAATGCCGCGCAATTCCTCAAGCTTCTCGGCCACCGCCAGCGCGGTGCGCGCGGAGCCGATCATCCCGATCTTCACTGCGTCCACGCCGATATCGCGCACCACCGAATCGATCTGCGCGATCACCATCTCGGTCGGGATCGGATGGACGCCATCGACGCCCTGCGTGTTCTGCGCGGTGATCGCGGTGATCGCGGTCATCGCATGGCCGCCGAGCATGGTGACGGCCTTGATGTCCGCCTGGATGCCCGCCCCGCCACCGGAATCCGAGCCTGCGATGATGAGAATGCGGGGCGTCATGAGATCGGCGATCCGGTTGACACGGTTGACACCAATATAGGGAAAAACCGGTCCTTCCCGGCCGCCGGGCATGGCGCTGCGGGAAAGGCGAGGGAAAGGGTCATGACCTGAGTCTCTGGCACAAGTCGCGGGCTGTAGGACAGCGCGAAATGATCAGCCCTTGAACCTGCTTTCGGTGCTGGCGGGGTTGCGGGCAAGCGCGGCACCCACCCGGGTCGGCCGGTCGAGCAGCTCACCGCCGCAATTGGGGCAGCGCTCGTCCAGCGCATCGGCACACAACGCGCAGAAGGTGCATTCGAACGAGCAGATGAATGCGCCGCCCTGACTGGCGGGAAGCGTAGTGCCGCAGCGTTCGCAATCGGGGCGCATGTCCAGCATTACGCCGCCGCCTTCCGCACCGCGTCGCACACCCGATCGACCACGGCTTCGACCTGACCCCGGTCATCGCCTTCCGCCATCACCCGGATCACCGGCTCGGTGCCCGAAGGCCGGATCAGCAGGCGGCCGCCCTTGCCCGAAATATCCGCATCGGCTTCGGCGATCACCGCCTTCAGCGTCTCGTCCTCCAGCGGCTTGCCGCCCTTGAAGCGGACATTCTTGAGAATCTGCGGCAGCGGATCGAAGCGGTGCAGCACTTCGCTGGCCGGCGCGCCCGAACGGACCAGCTCGGCCAGCACCTGAAGCGCCGCGACCAGCCCGTCGCCGGTGGTCGCGTAATCGGACAGGATGATGTGGCCCGATTGCTCGCCACCGACATTATAGCCCGAGCCGCGCATCTTCTCGAGCACGTAGCGGTCGCCGACCGAGGCGCGGACGAGGCCGAGGCCCTGCGCGGCGAGATGCCGTTCGAGGCCCAGATTGGACATGACGGTCGCCACCAGCCCGCCGCCCTGCAACCGGCCCTGCCGCGCCCAGCCGCTGGCGATCAGCGCCATCAGCTGATCGCCGTCGATCACCTTGCCATTCTCGTCCACGACGATCAGCCGGTCGGCGTCGCCGTCCAGCGCGATCCCGATCGCCGCACCATGCAGGACCACCGTCTCGCAAAGCGTGTTCGGCGCGGTCGAGCCGACGCCGTCATTGATGTTCTTGCCGTTGGGCGACACGCCGATCGCGATCACTTCAGCGCCCAGTTCCCACAAGGCGGAAGGCGCGACCTGATAGGCCGCGCCATTGGCGCAATCGACCACGATCTTGAGGCCATCGAGCCGCAGATCGTCGGGAAAGGTCGATTTGGCGAAATGAATATAGCGGCCGCGCGCATCCTCCACGCGGCGCGCGCGGCCGATATTCTCGGACGCGGCCAGCGGGACTTCGCCATCGATCATCGCTTCGATCGCCATCTCGTCAGCATCGGAGAGCTTGTAGCCGTCGGGGCCGAACAGCTTGATGCCGTTATCGGCGTAGGGATTGTGGCTGGCGGAGATCATCACGCCCAGATCGGCGCGCATCGATTTGGTCAGCATCGCCACCGCGGGCGTCGGCATCGGGCCGACCAGCACCACGTCCATGCCCACACTGGTGAAGCCCGCGACCATCGCGTTTTCGAGCATATAGCCCGACAGGCGCGTGTCCTTGCCGATCACCACGCGATGCTTGTGGTCGCCCCGCACGAAATGCGCTCCGGCGGCCATTCCGACCTTCATCGCCATCGCGGCCGTCATCGGATGCGCATTGGTCGCGCCGCGGATTCCGTCGGTACCGAAATATTTTCTTGCCATGCCCCGTCTCTCGCGGCCTTGTTACGCCCGGCCGCGCGACTGAATAGCGCCGAAACATGAAGAGGGCGAGCATGTCGCTGTTGCTGGGCATATTGAATTCGGTCGTACAAGTGCTTCTGGGCAGCGCGAGCAAGCCGCAACCCGTGCGAATCCTGCTCGGCCTGGTCATCGGCCTGCTTGCCGGAGCGCTGCTCGTGCCGCGCACCGGCATGCCGATCGCCGACTGGGTGCATCCGGTCGGCAAGGCGTGGCTGAACGGCCTGCAGATGACGATCGTGCCGCTGGTCGTCGCGCTGCTGATCACCGGCGTGACCGCCACGGCCGAGGCGGCGCGGGCGGGCAAGCTCGCCGGGCGCGCGATCGCGCTCTACGTCACCGTGCTGTTCCTGTCGGCCGTCGCGGCGGCGATCCTCACCCCGCTGTTCCTCGAACTGTGGCCGCTGCCGCAGGAATCGGCGGCGAGCCTGCGCGCGGCGCTATCGGGCGCCGAGCAGGTTGGGCCGATGCCCCCGCTGGGTGACTTCTTCGCGGCGATCATCCCGGCCAATATCATCAAGGCGGCGGCGGAGAATGCGTTCCTGTCGCTGATCATCTTCTCGCTGATCTTCGCCTTCGCGATGACGCGGGTGCCCGAGGATGCGCGCAAGCTGCTGGTCGGTTTCTTCGCGGCGATCCGCGACGTGATGCTGGTGGTGATCAACTGGGTGCTGTGGGTCGGCCCGATCGGCGTGTTCGCGCTGGCGATGGTGGTCGGCGCCGAGGCGGGCACCGGCGCGTTCGGCGCGCTGATCCACTATATCCTTGTCGTCGCCGGGGTCGGTCTCGTCGTCACGCTCTTCGCCTATCCGGTGGCGATCTTCGGCGGACGCATCCGTTTCGTGCGCTATGCCCGCGCCGCCTTGCCCAGCCAGGCCGTGGCGCTCAGCACGCAATCCTCGCTGGCCACGCTGCCGGTGATGATCGAAGGCGCGGCGGAGCTGGATGTTCCGGTCTCGGTATCGGGCGTCACCTTGCCGCTGGCGGTGGCAATCTTTCGCGCGACGGGGCCGGCGATGAACTTCGCGGTGGCGATCTATGTCGCTACCTGGTTCGGCGTGCCGCTCAGCCCGGCGACGCTGGCGATCGGCGCGGTCGTTGCGACGCTGACCTCGCTCGGTTCGGTCAGCCTGCCGGGCACCGTGAGCTATGTGAGCGCGATCGCACCGGTTTCATCGACCATCGGCGCACCGCTGTCGCCGCTCGGTCTGCTCGTCGCGGTCGAGACGTTGCCGGATATCATGCGTACGGTGGGCAACGTGACCTGGGATCTGGCGACGACGGCATGGCTCAAGCGCGGTGCGGGCAAGGTCGAAATGACCGAAGCCGACGCGCTGCTGCAACAGGATGTAATCAAAACAGAATCTTAAGCGCCCGCCCCGGGTTTCCCCGAACTCCCCTCTCGTGCGTTGTCGCCGTAAGGCGGAGGCTCGAAGGAGTGGAATCATGGTGCCGATTCGAGTGCTGATCGTCGATGATTCGGTGACGATCCGCGCCATGCTGGAGGAAGTACTGGGGCGCGAGCCGGACATCGAGCTGGTCGGATCGGCCGC harbors:
- a CDS encoding SRPBCC family protein; amino-acid sequence: MTDETGRKRTDSAFRVIAASPIKLYGALTDPEAMAAWLPPSGMTGRIEAFDPRPGGAYRMILSYQDDPEGQAKSSEDSDVAEGVFVELVPGVRMVQRVEFDSKDPAFAGAMTITWRLDPVDEGTRVTVTAEDVPVGIRKKDHLDGLRSTLENLAAFVG
- a CDS encoding dicarboxylate/amino acid:cation symporter, which translates into the protein MKRASMSLLLGILNSVVQVLLGSASKPQPVRILLGLVIGLLAGALLVPRTGMPIADWVHPVGKAWLNGLQMTIVPLVVALLITGVTATAEAARAGKLAGRAIALYVTVLFLSAVAAAILTPLFLELWPLPQESAASLRAALSGAEQVGPMPPLGDFFAAIIPANIIKAAAENAFLSLIIFSLIFAFAMTRVPEDARKLLVGFFAAIRDVMLVVINWVLWVGPIGVFALAMVVGAEAGTGAFGALIHYILVVAGVGLVVTLFAYPVAIFGGRIRFVRYARAALPSQAVALSTQSSLATLPVMIEGAAELDVPVSVSGVTLPLAVAIFRATGPAMNFAVAIYVATWFGVPLSPATLAIGAVVATLTSLGSVSLPGTVSYVSAIAPVSSTIGAPLSPLGLLVAVETLPDIMRTVGNVTWDLATTAWLKRGAGKVEMTEADALLQQDVIKTES
- a CDS encoding ribonuclease HII gives rise to the protein MLKPSGPDYSFESRHIGPVAGVDEAGRGPLAGPVVAAAVVLDPDCIPEGLNDSKVLTAAKRAALCARLLECAKVGVGIATVEEIDELNILWATMLAMTRAVEALGFRPAMVLVDGNRCPRWNHQSEAIVSGDALCLSIAAASIVAKHRRDTMMAEYDLIYPGYGWASNKGYGAKVHQEALRTLGPTPLHRRSFAPVAQAFLDF
- the glmM gene encoding phosphoglucosamine mutase → MARKYFGTDGIRGATNAHPMTAAMAMKVGMAAGAHFVRGDHKHRVVIGKDTRLSGYMLENAMVAGFTSVGMDVVLVGPMPTPAVAMLTKSMRADLGVMISASHNPYADNGIKLFGPDGYKLSDADEMAIEAMIDGEVPLAASENIGRARRVEDARGRYIHFAKSTFPDDLRLDGLKIVVDCANGAAYQVAPSALWELGAEVIAIGVSPNGKNINDGVGSTAPNTLCETVVLHGAAIGIALDGDADRLIVVDENGKVIDGDQLMALIASGWARQGRLQGGGLVATVMSNLGLERHLAAQGLGLVRASVGDRYVLEKMRGSGYNVGGEQSGHIILSDYATTGDGLVAALQVLAELVRSGAPASEVLHRFDPLPQILKNVRFKGGKPLEDETLKAVIAEADADISGKGGRLLIRPSGTEPVIRVMAEGDDRGQVEAVVDRVCDAVRKAAA
- a CDS encoding DUF1272 domain-containing protein, producing the protein MLDMRPDCERCGTTLPASQGGAFICSFECTFCALCADALDERCPNCGGELLDRPTRVGAALARNPASTESRFKG
- a CDS encoding dihydroorotase; the encoded protein is MASVDLKLTGGTVHLPGGPAQVDVGVSGGKIVAIGSVGDAGQTIDCTGLDVLPGVIDSQVHFREPGLEAKEDLESGARAAVLGGVTAVFEMPNTKPNTDSADAVNDKLARAKHRMWCDHAFYVGATAANAPDLAELERLPGTAGVKIFMGASTGDLLVAEDDQLARVLASGHRRVAIHAEDEARMNARMGERIAGDPSSHPVWRDDESAMLATQRILRLARAARRRIHILHVTTPAELEVIGRNKDVATCEVTPQHLTLAGEDAYPRLGSFAQMNPPIRSGAHRDGLWEWLRQGVPDVIGSDHAPHTLEEKAKEYPASPSGMPGVQTLLPLLLNHVAEGRLTLQRLIDLTSAGPQRVFGIVGKGRIAVGYDADFSVVDLKSRWTIGEDWLASRCGWSPFTGMEITGRPVGTIVRGNRVMWEAQLADAAIGEPVKFESVAFG
- a CDS encoding folate-binding protein YgfZ, which produces MTDATLLPNRALLRIAGEDIRGFLQGLLTNDVTAVTEGAPQWSALLTPQGKALFDFILWADGDDLLIDCEADQREALAKRLTLYRLRRPITIQPVEGGVHWSQGGSEGVPDPRLPELGRRWLGSAEGEIATGWLAHRLSLGVAEGVAELGQDKTLWLECNAAELNGVSYAKGCYIGQENTARMHYRAKVNRRLVVAPLGEAGDRTRASYPELGLMIELRRVESLGDALVPEWLSEALGAEA
- the thiD gene encoding bifunctional hydroxymethylpyrimidine kinase/phosphomethylpyrimidine kinase — translated: MTPRILIIAGSDSGGGAGIQADIKAVTMLGGHAMTAITAITAQNTQGVDGVHPIPTEMVIAQIDSVVRDIGVDAVKIGMIGSARTALAVAEKLEELRGIPIVFDPVMVATSGAALADDATIAAFERLMRICTVCTPNLPELKALSGMSVVDKAKQRESAQSLVNRRGCAVLVKGGHAKGRQVTDRLFAPATSDHPPETEWTNARIDSESTHGTGCTLASAIATELAKDWSLVEAVTHARRFVRMAMHEAPGLGGGHGPMGQQGVRLDLNLSRFSPMLNQVTVPASDLTASEHFYRALGLKQIVQSKPRYARFETEGGATFSIATDESYTGPVVYFECGDLDTAVTFLKQQGIVFEQEPADQTWGWREARLRDPAGNAVCLYQAGEQRRFPPWRINDA